In the Leucoraja erinacea ecotype New England chromosome 32, Leri_hhj_1, whole genome shotgun sequence genome, one interval contains:
- the LOC129712209 gene encoding D(2) dopamine receptor B-like, whose protein sequence is MPESNIQTFIVTFKLHAIRIHRVVGEWRFSRIHCNIFVTLDVMMCTASILNLCAISIDRYTAVAMPMLYNTRYSSKRRVTIMISVVWGLSFAISCPLLFGLNESDTRNDATCLIHHPEFVVYSSIFSFFIPFIVTLLVYVQIYVVLRKRRKRVNTKRSSRFESEIQAPLKDKCTHPEDVKLCTVIVKSNGSFPTNKRNLILVQEAVSHQDEMEMEMMSSASTPLEKTKLKMAAASRQLTVPTPSNQGGSSNLPSPAGSPVRGEKNGHPKNISKVTKAFEIQSMPNGKTRTSLKTMSKRKMSQQKEKKATQMLAIVLGVFIICWLPFFITHILNKHCKKCNIPQALYSAFTWLGYVNSAVNPIIYTTFNIEFRKAFIKILHC, encoded by the exons GTGGTGGGAGAATGGAGATTCAGCAGGATCCACTGCAACATATTTGTGACGCTTGATGTCATGATGTGCACGGCCAGTATCCTTAACCTTTGTGCCATCAGCATTGACAG GTACACTGCCGTTGCCATGCCAATGCTCTACAATACCCGGTACAGCTCCAAGCGCAGAGTCACCATCATGATCTCCGTCGTCTGGGGCTTGTCCTTTGCCATATCCTGCCCATTACTATTTGGACTGAATGAGTCAG ACACCAGGAATGATGCCACCTGTCTTATTCACCATCCCGAATTTGTGGTCTACTCGTCCATTTTCTCCTTCTTCATTCCCTTCATCGTCACGCTGTTGGTGTACGTGCAGATTTACGTGGTGCTGCGTAAAAGGAGAAAGCGAGTGAACACCAAGAGAAGCAGCAGGTTTGAATCGGAAATCCAGGCACCATTAAAG GATAAGTGCACCCATCCAGAAGACGTGAAGCTCTGTACAGTCATTGTGAAATCAAATGGGAGTTTCCCCACCAATAAGAGGA ATTTGATCTTGGTGCAGGAGGCCGTGAGCCACCAGGatgagatggagatggaaatgatGTCGTCTGCCAGTACCCCTCTAGAGAAGACCAAGCTCAAAATGGCAGCTGCCAGCCGCCAGCTGACTGTGCCTACTCCCTCTAACCAGGGAGGGAGTTCTAATCTGCCATCACCAGCAGGCAGCCCGGTGAGAGGAGAGAAGAATGGTCACCCTAAAAACATAAGCAAAGTGACCAAAGCTTTTGAAATCCAGTCGATGCCAAATGGTAAAACAAGAACTTCACTCAAGACCATGAGCAAGAGGAAGATGTCCCAGCAAAAGGAGAAGAAAGCAACTCAGATGCTGGCTATTGTCCTTG GGGTCTTCATTATTTGTTGGTTGCCATTCTTCATTACCCATATCCTGAACAAGCACTGTAAAAAATGCAACATCCCTCAAGCCTTGTACAGTGCCTTCACCTGGCTGGGTTATGTCAATAGTGCTGTGAACCCTATCATTTACACCACCTTCAACATAGAGTTCAGAAAAGCTTTCATCAAAATTCTTCACTGCTAA